A DNA window from Setaria viridis chromosome 2, Setaria_viridis_v4.0, whole genome shotgun sequence contains the following coding sequences:
- the LOC117843478 gene encoding protein STRUBBELIG-RECEPTOR FAMILY 3 isoform X4, which yields MSKPARVLRVSPPPLVASAAILLLLSALPCCQPYTYEQDVFAINGLYTALGAPQLPNWTTNGGDPCNEGWQGVSCVASNITSIILSGASLGGQLGNTLGNFTSLITLDLSNNNIGGTIPDGLPVTMQKFFLSANQLSGSLPSTLSSLTLLTSMSLNNNQLSGDIPDVFLALTGLANLDFSSNNLTGPLPPSMGNLTALTSLHIQNNQLTGTLDVLQDLPFQDLNIENNLFSGPVPVKLLNLPNFKKDGNPFNTSIAPSAQPPAAPTPLPSVSPPARHVPTKEPSTSSSVPGGSTPGSGKHTVSTIKLVGYILTGVVSAVVIVLMAMYCLSKCKEKKSRDDIYTKNKIGRVPQKLGEPKIKEVAEIKESPVKHENNVGKGSHVISDAKEEHRLKMPTSASNVVYDARDGQKSDSSMAAAPGVVTVKPKEHVIDMKKADNLVEEQLHPMQPVALRTEKVIVNPSVRTRKGRVPSVGKVDLTSTVKSFSIASLQQYTNSFSEENFIRDSRFGKVYLAELPDGELLEVLAIDAFNSKVPVDAFLELVVSISELRHPNILGLVGYCAEFEQRLLVYEHCSKMTLHDELHYLDDSSKPLSWNARLQVAVGAAKALQHLHDGCQPPIVHQNFEPSVVLLNSTLVVHISESGLASLASKSVSQLSGRTLFHYEAPEVHESGSVSDRSDVYSFGVVMLELLTGRKPYDSSRPRAEQHLVRWATSQLYDIDAIAKMVDPSIQGQCSEKALSRFADIISRCIQHEPEFRPPMSEVVQDLTRMVSNASKASM from the exons ATGAGCAAGCCGGCGCGCGTGCTGCGGGTGTCCCCGCCGCCCCTGGTTGCTTCGGCCGCCATCTTGTTGCTACTCTCCGCGTTACCGTGCTGTCAGCCCTACACTTACGAGCAAGACG TGTTTGCGATAAATGGCTTGTACACTGCGCTTGGAGCACCACAGCTGCCTAATTGGACTACAAATGGCGGTGACCCCTGCAATGAGGGTTGGCAGGGTGTTTCATGCGTGGCCTCAAATATTACCTCCAT AATTCTCAGCGGTGCAAGTTTGGGTGGACAGCTGGGTAACACTTTGGGGAATTTCACATCATTAATCACCTT GGATCTTAGCAACAATAATATTGGCGGAACCATACCAGATGGTCTACCAGTCACAATGCAGAAATT TTTCCTTTCAGCTAACCAGCTAAGTGGTAGCCTCCCAAGTACATTGTCATCACTTACACTTTTGACAAGCAT GTCACTCAATAACAACCAATTGTCTGGAGATATACCAGATGTATTTTTAGCACTCACTGGACTCGCAAATTT AGATTTTTCTTCTAACAACTTGACCGGTCCGCTGCCACCTTCAATGGGAAATTTGACAGCATTGACTAGCCT GCATATTCAGAACAATCAACTAACCGGAACCCTTGATGTGTTGCAAGATCTACCTTTCCAAGATTT GAACATAGAAAACAATCTTTTCTCTGGTCCAGTGCCTGTGAAGTTACTCAACTTGCCAAACTTTAA GAAGGATGGGAACCCATTCAATACCAGCATAGCCCCATCCGCACAACCTCCTGCGGCGCCAACACCATTACCATCAGTCTCGCCTCCAGCTAGGCATGTCCCCACAAAAGAACCTTCAACCTCTTCTAGTGTTCCAGGAGGAAGTACTCCAGGATCGGGAAAACATACTGTATCTACAATCAAATTAGTTGGATATATCCTTACAGGAGTGGTATCAGCAGTAGTTATTGTGCTAATGGCCATGTACTGTTTATCCAAGTGCAAAGAAAAAAAGTCAAGGGATGACATTTATACCAAAAACAAGATAGGAAGGGTGCCTCAGAAGCTTGGAGAGCCTAAAATCAAGGAAGTGGCAGAAATCAAGGAGTCACcagtaaaacacgagaataatGTTGGGAAAG GTTCCCATGTTATTTCTGACGCAAAGGAGGAGCATAGGTTAAAAATGCCAACATCAG CTTCAAATGTTGTTTATGATGCGAGAGATGGGCAAAAGTCAGACTCATCGATGGCAG CTGCTCCTGGGGTTGTCACAGTGAAGCCAAAAGAGCATGTAATTGATATGAAAAAGGCTGATAATCTTGTTGAGGAACAGCTGCATCCTATGCAACCTGTTGCACTGCGTACAGAAAAGGTCATCGTCAATCCCAGTGTCCGCACTAGAAAGGGAAGAGTACCTTCAGTTGGAAAGGTAGACTTGACAAGTACTGTCAAGTCCTTTTCCATTGCATCCCTTCAACAATATACCAATAGTTTCAGTGAGGAAAATTTCATAAGAGATAGCAGGTTTGGTAAGGTATATCTGGCAGAGCTTCCTGATGGAGAG CTACTTGAAGTTTTGGCGATAGATGCTTTTAACTCAAAAGTACCAGTGGACGCCTTTCTTGAGCTAGTTGTCAGCATTTCTGAACTCAGGCATCCTAACATACTTGGGCTTGTTGGATACTGTGCGGAGTTTGAGCAGCGATTACTTGTCTACGAGCACTGTAGCAAGATGACCCTACATGATGAGCTCCATTATTTAGATGACTCAAGCAAGCCATTATCATGGAATGCTCGCCTCCAAGTTGCTGTTGGGGCAGCAAAAGCATTACA ACATCTTCATGATGGTTGCCAACCACCAATTGTACATCAGAattttgaaccatctgttgttCTTCTGAACAGCACCTTAGTTGTGCATATTTCTGAATCTGGCCTTGCATCATTAGCATCAAAATCAGTATCTCAG TTGTCTGGCCGCACCTTATTCCATTATGAAGCTCCTGAGGTGCATGAATCTGGATCCGTAAGTGATCGAAGTGATGTTTACAGCTTCGGTGTTGTCATGTTGGAACTTCTAACAGGGCGTAAACCTTATGACAG CTCACGTCCACGCGCTGAACAGCATCTGGTGCGATGGGCCACTTCTCAGCTCTATGATATTGATGCCATAGCAAAGATGGTCGATCCTTCCATTCAAGGACAATGTTCTGAAAAGGCATTGTCGCGTTTTGCTGACATTATTAGCCGCTGCATTCAG caTGAACCAGAATTTAGACCACCAATGTCTGAAGTTGTCCAAGACTTAACTCGCATGGTAAGCAATGCATCAAAGGCTTCCATGTAG
- the LOC117843478 gene encoding protein STRUBBELIG-RECEPTOR FAMILY 3 isoform X1 produces MSKPARVLRVSPPPLVASAAILLLLSALPCCQPYTYEQDVFAINGLYTALGAPQLPNWTTNGGDPCNEGWQGVSCVASNITSIILSGASLGGQLGNTLGNFTSLITLDLSNNNIGGTIPDGLPVTMQKFFLSANQLSGSLPSTLSSLTLLTSMSLNNNQLSGDIPDVFLALTGLANLDFSSNNLTGPLPPSMGNLTALTSLHIQNNQLTGTLDVLQDLPFQDLNIENNLFSGPVPVKLLNLPNFKKDGNPFNTSIAPSAQPPAAPTPLPSVSPPARHVPTKEPSTSSSVPGGSTPGSGKHTVSTIKLVGYILTGVVSAVVIVLMAMYCLSKCKEKKSRDDIYTKNKIGRVPQKLGEPKIKEVAEIKESPVKHENNVGKAGSHVISDAKEEHRLKMPTSAASNVVYDARDGQKSDSSMAAAPGVVTVKPKEHVIDMKKADNLVEEQLHPMQPVALRTEKVIVNPSVRTRKGRVPSVGKVDLTSTVKSFSIASLQQYTNSFSEENFIRDSRFGKVYLAELPDGELLEVLAIDAFNSKVPVDAFLELVVSISELRHPNILGLVGYCAEFEQRLLVYEHCSKMTLHDELHYLDDSSKPLSWNARLQVAVGAAKALQHLHDGCQPPIVHQNFEPSVVLLNSTLVVHISESGLASLASKSVSQLSGRTLFHYEAPEVHESGSVSDRSDVYSFGVVMLELLTGRKPYDSSRPRAEQHLVRWATSQLYDIDAIAKMVDPSIQGQCSEKALSRFADIISRCIQHEPEFRPPMSEVVQDLTRMVSNASKASM; encoded by the exons ATGAGCAAGCCGGCGCGCGTGCTGCGGGTGTCCCCGCCGCCCCTGGTTGCTTCGGCCGCCATCTTGTTGCTACTCTCCGCGTTACCGTGCTGTCAGCCCTACACTTACGAGCAAGACG TGTTTGCGATAAATGGCTTGTACACTGCGCTTGGAGCACCACAGCTGCCTAATTGGACTACAAATGGCGGTGACCCCTGCAATGAGGGTTGGCAGGGTGTTTCATGCGTGGCCTCAAATATTACCTCCAT AATTCTCAGCGGTGCAAGTTTGGGTGGACAGCTGGGTAACACTTTGGGGAATTTCACATCATTAATCACCTT GGATCTTAGCAACAATAATATTGGCGGAACCATACCAGATGGTCTACCAGTCACAATGCAGAAATT TTTCCTTTCAGCTAACCAGCTAAGTGGTAGCCTCCCAAGTACATTGTCATCACTTACACTTTTGACAAGCAT GTCACTCAATAACAACCAATTGTCTGGAGATATACCAGATGTATTTTTAGCACTCACTGGACTCGCAAATTT AGATTTTTCTTCTAACAACTTGACCGGTCCGCTGCCACCTTCAATGGGAAATTTGACAGCATTGACTAGCCT GCATATTCAGAACAATCAACTAACCGGAACCCTTGATGTGTTGCAAGATCTACCTTTCCAAGATTT GAACATAGAAAACAATCTTTTCTCTGGTCCAGTGCCTGTGAAGTTACTCAACTTGCCAAACTTTAA GAAGGATGGGAACCCATTCAATACCAGCATAGCCCCATCCGCACAACCTCCTGCGGCGCCAACACCATTACCATCAGTCTCGCCTCCAGCTAGGCATGTCCCCACAAAAGAACCTTCAACCTCTTCTAGTGTTCCAGGAGGAAGTACTCCAGGATCGGGAAAACATACTGTATCTACAATCAAATTAGTTGGATATATCCTTACAGGAGTGGTATCAGCAGTAGTTATTGTGCTAATGGCCATGTACTGTTTATCCAAGTGCAAAGAAAAAAAGTCAAGGGATGACATTTATACCAAAAACAAGATAGGAAGGGTGCCTCAGAAGCTTGGAGAGCCTAAAATCAAGGAAGTGGCAGAAATCAAGGAGTCACcagtaaaacacgagaataatGTTGGGAAAG CAGGTTCCCATGTTATTTCTGACGCAAAGGAGGAGCATAGGTTAAAAATGCCAACATCAG CAGCTTCAAATGTTGTTTATGATGCGAGAGATGGGCAAAAGTCAGACTCATCGATGGCAG CTGCTCCTGGGGTTGTCACAGTGAAGCCAAAAGAGCATGTAATTGATATGAAAAAGGCTGATAATCTTGTTGAGGAACAGCTGCATCCTATGCAACCTGTTGCACTGCGTACAGAAAAGGTCATCGTCAATCCCAGTGTCCGCACTAGAAAGGGAAGAGTACCTTCAGTTGGAAAGGTAGACTTGACAAGTACTGTCAAGTCCTTTTCCATTGCATCCCTTCAACAATATACCAATAGTTTCAGTGAGGAAAATTTCATAAGAGATAGCAGGTTTGGTAAGGTATATCTGGCAGAGCTTCCTGATGGAGAG CTACTTGAAGTTTTGGCGATAGATGCTTTTAACTCAAAAGTACCAGTGGACGCCTTTCTTGAGCTAGTTGTCAGCATTTCTGAACTCAGGCATCCTAACATACTTGGGCTTGTTGGATACTGTGCGGAGTTTGAGCAGCGATTACTTGTCTACGAGCACTGTAGCAAGATGACCCTACATGATGAGCTCCATTATTTAGATGACTCAAGCAAGCCATTATCATGGAATGCTCGCCTCCAAGTTGCTGTTGGGGCAGCAAAAGCATTACA ACATCTTCATGATGGTTGCCAACCACCAATTGTACATCAGAattttgaaccatctgttgttCTTCTGAACAGCACCTTAGTTGTGCATATTTCTGAATCTGGCCTTGCATCATTAGCATCAAAATCAGTATCTCAG TTGTCTGGCCGCACCTTATTCCATTATGAAGCTCCTGAGGTGCATGAATCTGGATCCGTAAGTGATCGAAGTGATGTTTACAGCTTCGGTGTTGTCATGTTGGAACTTCTAACAGGGCGTAAACCTTATGACAG CTCACGTCCACGCGCTGAACAGCATCTGGTGCGATGGGCCACTTCTCAGCTCTATGATATTGATGCCATAGCAAAGATGGTCGATCCTTCCATTCAAGGACAATGTTCTGAAAAGGCATTGTCGCGTTTTGCTGACATTATTAGCCGCTGCATTCAG caTGAACCAGAATTTAGACCACCAATGTCTGAAGTTGTCCAAGACTTAACTCGCATGGTAAGCAATGCATCAAAGGCTTCCATGTAG
- the LOC117843478 gene encoding protein STRUBBELIG-RECEPTOR FAMILY 3 isoform X2, whose amino-acid sequence MSKPARVLRVSPPPLVASAAILLLLSALPCCQPYTYEQDVFAINGLYTALGAPQLPNWTTNGGDPCNEGWQGVSCVASNITSIILSGASLGGQLGNTLGNFTSLITLDLSNNNIGGTIPDGLPVTMQKFFLSANQLSGSLPSTLSSLTLLTSMSLNNNQLSGDIPDVFLALTGLANLDFSSNNLTGPLPPSMGNLTALTSLHIQNNQLTGTLDVLQDLPFQDLNIENNLFSGPVPVKLLNLPNFKKDGNPFNTSIAPSAQPPAAPTPLPSVSPPARHVPTKEPSTSSSVPGGSTPGSGKHTVSTIKLVGYILTGVVSAVVIVLMAMYCLSKCKEKKSRDDIYTKNKIGRVPQKLGEPKIKEVAEIKESPVKHENNVGKGSHVISDAKEEHRLKMPTSAASNVVYDARDGQKSDSSMAAAPGVVTVKPKEHVIDMKKADNLVEEQLHPMQPVALRTEKVIVNPSVRTRKGRVPSVGKVDLTSTVKSFSIASLQQYTNSFSEENFIRDSRFGKVYLAELPDGELLEVLAIDAFNSKVPVDAFLELVVSISELRHPNILGLVGYCAEFEQRLLVYEHCSKMTLHDELHYLDDSSKPLSWNARLQVAVGAAKALQHLHDGCQPPIVHQNFEPSVVLLNSTLVVHISESGLASLASKSVSQLSGRTLFHYEAPEVHESGSVSDRSDVYSFGVVMLELLTGRKPYDSSRPRAEQHLVRWATSQLYDIDAIAKMVDPSIQGQCSEKALSRFADIISRCIQHEPEFRPPMSEVVQDLTRMVSNASKASM is encoded by the exons ATGAGCAAGCCGGCGCGCGTGCTGCGGGTGTCCCCGCCGCCCCTGGTTGCTTCGGCCGCCATCTTGTTGCTACTCTCCGCGTTACCGTGCTGTCAGCCCTACACTTACGAGCAAGACG TGTTTGCGATAAATGGCTTGTACACTGCGCTTGGAGCACCACAGCTGCCTAATTGGACTACAAATGGCGGTGACCCCTGCAATGAGGGTTGGCAGGGTGTTTCATGCGTGGCCTCAAATATTACCTCCAT AATTCTCAGCGGTGCAAGTTTGGGTGGACAGCTGGGTAACACTTTGGGGAATTTCACATCATTAATCACCTT GGATCTTAGCAACAATAATATTGGCGGAACCATACCAGATGGTCTACCAGTCACAATGCAGAAATT TTTCCTTTCAGCTAACCAGCTAAGTGGTAGCCTCCCAAGTACATTGTCATCACTTACACTTTTGACAAGCAT GTCACTCAATAACAACCAATTGTCTGGAGATATACCAGATGTATTTTTAGCACTCACTGGACTCGCAAATTT AGATTTTTCTTCTAACAACTTGACCGGTCCGCTGCCACCTTCAATGGGAAATTTGACAGCATTGACTAGCCT GCATATTCAGAACAATCAACTAACCGGAACCCTTGATGTGTTGCAAGATCTACCTTTCCAAGATTT GAACATAGAAAACAATCTTTTCTCTGGTCCAGTGCCTGTGAAGTTACTCAACTTGCCAAACTTTAA GAAGGATGGGAACCCATTCAATACCAGCATAGCCCCATCCGCACAACCTCCTGCGGCGCCAACACCATTACCATCAGTCTCGCCTCCAGCTAGGCATGTCCCCACAAAAGAACCTTCAACCTCTTCTAGTGTTCCAGGAGGAAGTACTCCAGGATCGGGAAAACATACTGTATCTACAATCAAATTAGTTGGATATATCCTTACAGGAGTGGTATCAGCAGTAGTTATTGTGCTAATGGCCATGTACTGTTTATCCAAGTGCAAAGAAAAAAAGTCAAGGGATGACATTTATACCAAAAACAAGATAGGAAGGGTGCCTCAGAAGCTTGGAGAGCCTAAAATCAAGGAAGTGGCAGAAATCAAGGAGTCACcagtaaaacacgagaataatGTTGGGAAAG GTTCCCATGTTATTTCTGACGCAAAGGAGGAGCATAGGTTAAAAATGCCAACATCAG CAGCTTCAAATGTTGTTTATGATGCGAGAGATGGGCAAAAGTCAGACTCATCGATGGCAG CTGCTCCTGGGGTTGTCACAGTGAAGCCAAAAGAGCATGTAATTGATATGAAAAAGGCTGATAATCTTGTTGAGGAACAGCTGCATCCTATGCAACCTGTTGCACTGCGTACAGAAAAGGTCATCGTCAATCCCAGTGTCCGCACTAGAAAGGGAAGAGTACCTTCAGTTGGAAAGGTAGACTTGACAAGTACTGTCAAGTCCTTTTCCATTGCATCCCTTCAACAATATACCAATAGTTTCAGTGAGGAAAATTTCATAAGAGATAGCAGGTTTGGTAAGGTATATCTGGCAGAGCTTCCTGATGGAGAG CTACTTGAAGTTTTGGCGATAGATGCTTTTAACTCAAAAGTACCAGTGGACGCCTTTCTTGAGCTAGTTGTCAGCATTTCTGAACTCAGGCATCCTAACATACTTGGGCTTGTTGGATACTGTGCGGAGTTTGAGCAGCGATTACTTGTCTACGAGCACTGTAGCAAGATGACCCTACATGATGAGCTCCATTATTTAGATGACTCAAGCAAGCCATTATCATGGAATGCTCGCCTCCAAGTTGCTGTTGGGGCAGCAAAAGCATTACA ACATCTTCATGATGGTTGCCAACCACCAATTGTACATCAGAattttgaaccatctgttgttCTTCTGAACAGCACCTTAGTTGTGCATATTTCTGAATCTGGCCTTGCATCATTAGCATCAAAATCAGTATCTCAG TTGTCTGGCCGCACCTTATTCCATTATGAAGCTCCTGAGGTGCATGAATCTGGATCCGTAAGTGATCGAAGTGATGTTTACAGCTTCGGTGTTGTCATGTTGGAACTTCTAACAGGGCGTAAACCTTATGACAG CTCACGTCCACGCGCTGAACAGCATCTGGTGCGATGGGCCACTTCTCAGCTCTATGATATTGATGCCATAGCAAAGATGGTCGATCCTTCCATTCAAGGACAATGTTCTGAAAAGGCATTGTCGCGTTTTGCTGACATTATTAGCCGCTGCATTCAG caTGAACCAGAATTTAGACCACCAATGTCTGAAGTTGTCCAAGACTTAACTCGCATGGTAAGCAATGCATCAAAGGCTTCCATGTAG
- the LOC117843478 gene encoding protein STRUBBELIG-RECEPTOR FAMILY 3 isoform X3, which translates to MSKPARVLRVSPPPLVASAAILLLLSALPCCQPYTYEQDVFAINGLYTALGAPQLPNWTTNGGDPCNEGWQGVSCVASNITSIILSGASLGGQLGNTLGNFTSLITLDLSNNNIGGTIPDGLPVTMQKFFLSANQLSGSLPSTLSSLTLLTSMSLNNNQLSGDIPDVFLALTGLANLDFSSNNLTGPLPPSMGNLTALTSLHIQNNQLTGTLDVLQDLPFQDLNIENNLFSGPVPVKLLNLPNFKKDGNPFNTSIAPSAQPPAAPTPLPSVSPPARHVPTKEPSTSSSVPGGSTPGSGKHTVSTIKLVGYILTGVVSAVVIVLMAMYCLSKCKEKKSRDDIYTKNKIGRVPQKLGEPKIKEVAEIKESPVKHENNVGKAGSHVISDAKEEHRLKMPTSASNVVYDARDGQKSDSSMAAAPGVVTVKPKEHVIDMKKADNLVEEQLHPMQPVALRTEKVIVNPSVRTRKGRVPSVGKVDLTSTVKSFSIASLQQYTNSFSEENFIRDSRFGKVYLAELPDGELLEVLAIDAFNSKVPVDAFLELVVSISELRHPNILGLVGYCAEFEQRLLVYEHCSKMTLHDELHYLDDSSKPLSWNARLQVAVGAAKALQHLHDGCQPPIVHQNFEPSVVLLNSTLVVHISESGLASLASKSVSQLSGRTLFHYEAPEVHESGSVSDRSDVYSFGVVMLELLTGRKPYDSSRPRAEQHLVRWATSQLYDIDAIAKMVDPSIQGQCSEKALSRFADIISRCIQHEPEFRPPMSEVVQDLTRMVSNASKASM; encoded by the exons ATGAGCAAGCCGGCGCGCGTGCTGCGGGTGTCCCCGCCGCCCCTGGTTGCTTCGGCCGCCATCTTGTTGCTACTCTCCGCGTTACCGTGCTGTCAGCCCTACACTTACGAGCAAGACG TGTTTGCGATAAATGGCTTGTACACTGCGCTTGGAGCACCACAGCTGCCTAATTGGACTACAAATGGCGGTGACCCCTGCAATGAGGGTTGGCAGGGTGTTTCATGCGTGGCCTCAAATATTACCTCCAT AATTCTCAGCGGTGCAAGTTTGGGTGGACAGCTGGGTAACACTTTGGGGAATTTCACATCATTAATCACCTT GGATCTTAGCAACAATAATATTGGCGGAACCATACCAGATGGTCTACCAGTCACAATGCAGAAATT TTTCCTTTCAGCTAACCAGCTAAGTGGTAGCCTCCCAAGTACATTGTCATCACTTACACTTTTGACAAGCAT GTCACTCAATAACAACCAATTGTCTGGAGATATACCAGATGTATTTTTAGCACTCACTGGACTCGCAAATTT AGATTTTTCTTCTAACAACTTGACCGGTCCGCTGCCACCTTCAATGGGAAATTTGACAGCATTGACTAGCCT GCATATTCAGAACAATCAACTAACCGGAACCCTTGATGTGTTGCAAGATCTACCTTTCCAAGATTT GAACATAGAAAACAATCTTTTCTCTGGTCCAGTGCCTGTGAAGTTACTCAACTTGCCAAACTTTAA GAAGGATGGGAACCCATTCAATACCAGCATAGCCCCATCCGCACAACCTCCTGCGGCGCCAACACCATTACCATCAGTCTCGCCTCCAGCTAGGCATGTCCCCACAAAAGAACCTTCAACCTCTTCTAGTGTTCCAGGAGGAAGTACTCCAGGATCGGGAAAACATACTGTATCTACAATCAAATTAGTTGGATATATCCTTACAGGAGTGGTATCAGCAGTAGTTATTGTGCTAATGGCCATGTACTGTTTATCCAAGTGCAAAGAAAAAAAGTCAAGGGATGACATTTATACCAAAAACAAGATAGGAAGGGTGCCTCAGAAGCTTGGAGAGCCTAAAATCAAGGAAGTGGCAGAAATCAAGGAGTCACcagtaaaacacgagaataatGTTGGGAAAG CAGGTTCCCATGTTATTTCTGACGCAAAGGAGGAGCATAGGTTAAAAATGCCAACATCAG CTTCAAATGTTGTTTATGATGCGAGAGATGGGCAAAAGTCAGACTCATCGATGGCAG CTGCTCCTGGGGTTGTCACAGTGAAGCCAAAAGAGCATGTAATTGATATGAAAAAGGCTGATAATCTTGTTGAGGAACAGCTGCATCCTATGCAACCTGTTGCACTGCGTACAGAAAAGGTCATCGTCAATCCCAGTGTCCGCACTAGAAAGGGAAGAGTACCTTCAGTTGGAAAGGTAGACTTGACAAGTACTGTCAAGTCCTTTTCCATTGCATCCCTTCAACAATATACCAATAGTTTCAGTGAGGAAAATTTCATAAGAGATAGCAGGTTTGGTAAGGTATATCTGGCAGAGCTTCCTGATGGAGAG CTACTTGAAGTTTTGGCGATAGATGCTTTTAACTCAAAAGTACCAGTGGACGCCTTTCTTGAGCTAGTTGTCAGCATTTCTGAACTCAGGCATCCTAACATACTTGGGCTTGTTGGATACTGTGCGGAGTTTGAGCAGCGATTACTTGTCTACGAGCACTGTAGCAAGATGACCCTACATGATGAGCTCCATTATTTAGATGACTCAAGCAAGCCATTATCATGGAATGCTCGCCTCCAAGTTGCTGTTGGGGCAGCAAAAGCATTACA ACATCTTCATGATGGTTGCCAACCACCAATTGTACATCAGAattttgaaccatctgttgttCTTCTGAACAGCACCTTAGTTGTGCATATTTCTGAATCTGGCCTTGCATCATTAGCATCAAAATCAGTATCTCAG TTGTCTGGCCGCACCTTATTCCATTATGAAGCTCCTGAGGTGCATGAATCTGGATCCGTAAGTGATCGAAGTGATGTTTACAGCTTCGGTGTTGTCATGTTGGAACTTCTAACAGGGCGTAAACCTTATGACAG CTCACGTCCACGCGCTGAACAGCATCTGGTGCGATGGGCCACTTCTCAGCTCTATGATATTGATGCCATAGCAAAGATGGTCGATCCTTCCATTCAAGGACAATGTTCTGAAAAGGCATTGTCGCGTTTTGCTGACATTATTAGCCGCTGCATTCAG caTGAACCAGAATTTAGACCACCAATGTCTGAAGTTGTCCAAGACTTAACTCGCATGGTAAGCAATGCATCAAAGGCTTCCATGTAG